Proteins encoded together in one Impatiens glandulifera chromosome 1, dImpGla2.1, whole genome shotgun sequence window:
- the LOC124920726 gene encoding uncharacterized protein C3orf26 homolog: protein MAKHGRGGKQDSKMSRGSRNRTGFKKSTKDRNPLAAKKANKPKGKFSRKSTTKKKPVEAVVDIEKVKTVKKQRFIIPQLTTVSQQFDFFIDQYQTANRVQLSPLELESITGDTAMVQLSPGVDQSASNLGQHMKYAFGSSWKELLCGKEVVEGQIDVGSPSLLVISLSALRSLELFRGVHSLTRECPAAKLFSKHIKVEEQVSFLKKRVNIAVGTPNRIKKLIDMEALGVNKVKVVVLDMQTDVKGFSLFSLAQVRDEFWDLYKSCFHQRFLQNDIRICLYDPVSSDSQKESS from the exons ATGGCCAAACACGGGAGAGGAGGGAAGCAGGATTCGAAGATGAGCAGAGGAAGCCGTAATAGAACTGGTTTCAAAAAATCTACCAAGGACCGGAATCCTCTCGCCGCTAAAAAAGCTAATAAGCCTAAAGGCAAGTTTTCGCGAAAAAGCACCACGAAGAAGAAGCCAGTCGAAGCGGTTGTAGACATAGAGAAGGTGAAAACAGTGAAGAAACAGAGGTTCATTATTCCTCAACTTACTACTGTGTCTCAGCAGTTTGATTTCTTCATCGATCAATATCAGACTGCTAACAGAGTTCAGCTTTCACCTCTGGAACTTGAATCGATTACAGGAG ATACAGCTATGGTACAACTATCTCCAGGCGTGGATCAAAGTGCTAGCAATTTAGGTCAACATATGAAGTATGCTTTTGGATCATCTTGGAAAGAATTGCTTTGTGGAAAGGAAGTTGTGGAAGGCCAAATTGATGTTGGAAGTCCATCGCTGCTTGTGATTAGCTTATCTGCACTAAGATCATTAGAACTCTTTAG GGGAGTTCATTCTCTAACCAGGGAATGCCCTGCTGCTAAGCTGTTCTCAAAGCACATTAAAGTTGAGGAGCAG GTATCCTTTTTGAAGAAACGTGTTAATATTGCTGTCGGTACTCCAAATAG GATCAAGAAGTTGATTGATATGGAAGCGCTGGGGGTAAATAAAGTAAAGGTGGTTGTTCTGGACATGCAAACTGATGTTAAAGGCTTTTCATTGTTCTCTCTTGCACAAGTCAG AGACGAATTCTGGGATTTGTATAAGAGCTGTTTCCACCAACGTTTCCTTCAGAATGATATCAGAATCTGTCTCTACGATCCAGTTAGCTCCGATTCTCAGAAAGAGAGTTCTTGA
- the LOC124919611 gene encoding receptor-like kinase TMK4 has product MANSKYSLIQLLLLLLIFSLLTAADDSAVMTKLAAGISPSRKTWTGTNYCSWQGIRCDTSTNRVISINLDSASLSGTLPSDLNQLSQLTTLALQRNSLSGVLPSLSNLSSLQEVYLDGNSFTSIPSDFFVGLTALREISISDNIALAPWSIPDSMTQCGSLVTFTASNASLTGSIPDIFNSFPSLQNLRLSYNNLTGSLPSTFAGSEISNLWINNQFNGLSGTVEVLSSMNQLSQVWLQANGFTGPIPDLSNCTNLFDLQMRDNQFTGIVPPSLMNLPNLQNISLQNNKLQGPFPVFGSKVQSTVNPTNSFCQTSPGPCDPQVTTLLEVAGALGYPTSLAQSWTGNDACQSWPFVTCDSQQKNVTLVNLSNKKFSGTISPAFANLTSLRTLLLNDNSLTGIIPQILTNMPQLVTIDVANNNLSGPIPVFPSTIKFTHNGNPFLGTNITTGGDQTPGSGSNTSSPGQGGSAKASSVSAGMIAGIVIAVTLFVMVVLFVSYKCYIKKRHQRFGRVEGSEMEKSVTTSSINGVIGGGGGGVVELQSQSSGEHNEMTVLEGGGSVSISIQVLRQVTNNFNEENVLGRGGFGVVYKGELHDGTQIAVKRMESSGGISSKGMNEFQAEIAVLTKVRHRHLVALLGYCINGNERLLVYEYMPQGTLAQHLFEWRIHGYHPLTWKQRVTMALDVARGVEYLHSLAQQSFIHRDLKPSNILLGDDMRAKVADFGLVKNSPDGKFSMETKLAGTFGYLAPEYAATGRVTTKVDVYAFGVVLMEIITGRKALDENMPDERCHLVTWFRRVLISKENIKKAVDETLLDGSDNDKDEETYESICKVAELAGYCTAREPYQRPDMGHAVNVLGPLVEQWKPSSQEHEDSYGIDLHMSLPQALRRWQADEGTSTMFAIGDSTTFSHSQSSIPSKPSGFADTFSSMDCR; this is encoded by the exons ATGGCGAATTCAAAATATTCCCTAATACAACTCCTCCTTCTCCTACTCATCTTCTCTCTTCTCACCGCCGCCGACGATTCCGCCGTCATGACCAAACTCGCCGCCGGCATCTCTCCTTCCCGCAAAACCTGGACCGGTACAAACTACTGTTCATGGCAAGGCATTAGATGCGATACATCTACAAACAGAGTAATCTCCATCAATCTAGATTCCGCATCTCTCTCCGGCACTCTCCCCTCCGATCTAAACCAGCTCTCTCAGCTCACCACACTCGCCTTACAAAGAAACAGTCTCTCCGGCGTTCTTCCTTCCCTATCAAATCTCTCATCTCTCCAAGAAGTTTATCTCGACGGTAACAGTTTCACATCTATTCCTTCCGATTTCTTCGTAGGTCTAACTGCACTGCGTGAGATTTCTATATCCGATAATATTGCTCTAGCGCCTTGGTCTATTCCAGATTCCATGACTCAGTGTGGAAGCTTGGTGACTTTCACCGCTAGTAACGCTAGTTTAACTGGTTCCATTCCGGATATCTTCAATTCCTTCCCAAGCTTGCAGAATCTAAGACTATCTTACAATAATCTGACTGGATCTCTTCCTTCTACCTTCGCTGGCTCTGAGATCTCGAATTTATGGATCAATAACCAGTTCAACGGACTATCTGGAACCGTTGAAGTTCTCTCTTCCATGAATCAACTTTCACAAGTTTGGCTACAAGCGAATGGATTCACCGGACCGATTCCAGACCTATCAAATTGCACGAATCTGTTCGATCTACAGATGCGGGATAATCAATTCACCGGTATTGTTCCACCTTCTTTAATGAATCTTCCTAATCTGCAAAACATTTCCTTACAGAACAACAAATTGCAAGGTCCGTTCCCTGTTTTCGGTTCTAAAGTTCAATCTACAGTAAATCCTACCAATAGTTTCTGTCAAACCTCCCCGGGGCCGTGCGATCCTCAAGTGACTACACTTCTTGAGGTCGCCGGAGCTCTAGGTTATCCGACGAGCTTAGCTCAGTCATGGACAGGGAATGACGCTTGCCAGAGCTGGCCGTTTGTTACTTGCGATTCGCAGCAAAAGAATGTGACTCTTGTGAACTTAAGTAATAAGAAATTTTCAGGAACTATATCTCCTGCGTTCGCGAATCTGACTTCACTTAGAACTTTGTTGTTGAATGATAATAGTCTCACAGGTATTATCCCTCAGATTCTAACTAACATGCCTCAGTTGGTAACGATTGATGTAGCTAATAACAATCTTagtggtccaattcctgtattTCCATCAACGATCAAGTTTACTCATAACGGAAATCCGTTTCTCGGTACGAATATCACCACCGGAGGCGATCAAACTCCGGGATCTGGATCGAACACATCCTCTCCCGGTCAAGGTGGATCGGCAAAAGCTTCTTCTGTATCGGCTGGTATGATCGCCGGTATCGTAATTGCAGTCACACTATTTGTTATGGTTGTGTTATTCGTATCGTACAAATGCTACATCAAGAAACGACATCAGAGATTCGGTAGGGTTGAAGGATCCGAAATGGAGAAGAGCGTTACCACTAGCAGTATAAATGGAGTAatcggaggaggaggaggaggagtgGTTGAGTTACAGAGTCAGAGCAGCGGGGAACACAACGAGATGACGGTTTTAGAAGGAGGAGGTAGCGTGAGCATCTCAATCCAAGTCCTTAGACAGGTGACGAACAATTTCAACGAAGAGAATGTGTTGGGTAGAGGTGGATTCGGAGTGGTTTACAAAGGAGAGTTACACGATGGAACTCAAATCGCGGTGAAAAGAATGGAATCGAGTGGTGGAATAAGTTCTAAAGGAATGAACGAGTTTCAAGCAGAAATTGCTGTCTTGACGAAAGTGAGACACAGGCATCTTGTTGCTCTTCTTGGTTATTGCATAAACGGGAACGAAAGGCTTTTGGTTTATGAATACATGCCTCAAGGAACATTAGCTCAACATTTGTTTGAATGGAGGATACATGGTTATCATCCTTTAACTTGGAAACAGAGGGTTACGATGGCATTGGATGTGGCTCGAGGAGTTGAGTATCTACACAGCTTAGCACAACAGAGTTTCATACATAGAGATTTAAAACCTTCAAACATTCTTCTTGGTGATGATATGAGGGCTAAAGTTGCAGATTTCGGTTTGGTCAAGAATTCTCCTGATGGAAAATTCTCTATGGAGACTAAATTGGCTGGTACATTTGGCTATCTTGCTCCTGAATATGCAG CTACTGGGAGAGTGACAACAAAAGTAGACGTATACGCATTCGGAGTTGTATTAATGGAGATAATAACAGGAAGAAAAGCCCTAGATGAGAATATGCCAGACGAAAGGTGTCATCTGGTAACATGGTTCCGAAGAGTTCTAATAAGCAAAGAGAATATCAAGAAAGCAGTGGACGAAACACTATTGGATGGGAGTGACAACGACAAGGACGAAGAAACATACGAGAGCATTTGTAAGGTGGCGGAACTGGCAGGATACTGCACAGCCCGCGAGCCATATCAAAGACCTGACATGGGTCATGCGGTTAATGTGTTGGGACCGTTAGTTGAACAATGGAAACCCTCTTCTCAAGAACACGAGGATAGTTATGGAATTGATCTACATATGAGTCTACCTCAAGCTCTTAGAAGATGGCAAGCTGATGAAGGAACTTCGACTATGTTTGCAATCGGAGATTCAACCACGTTTAGCCATAGCCAATCGAGTATTCCTTCTAAACCTTCTGGATTCGCAGACACTTTCAGTTCAATGGATTGCAgatga
- the LOC124920692 gene encoding diacylglycerol lipase-beta, which yields MAPLVAKLENVRFCTIITGVSNLLVIFLGSITMAIVYPACGLRDLALFMVIMFVSAVRIIVLIRTGIAQKATATMMAGLSMENVSLDAAMRQERRARYKRWIFWVRFLLLTTIVQFSVAAGLVLILIKHSAKGGTSTNCVIGYISHGNDWQKLVMVPFLFIVFSLALIQCFTGSEVLRWRSFYASENKIWKAHYREVFDNGIREALCCLGRFKYLSILEEDEVYSVAQLLGDLVAYRASGTGHLEFIAGLALLQRNNAGLKPYEGSLEAPDELIEDATIFHPFAEAAYTGLLLDVGRNPISFPCAWLYRQGIFTPWSRNRRPELRGDNWWRGHAAAYLKYVNVPPEALRQGRVNQSKCEAAYFIVVLHHLKSLVIAVRGTETPEDLITDGLGKECILSAEDLEGLLNVDLIPEDIRQRVISSMPHYGHSGIVEAARDLFMQVEGNPMPADYTMSLGSRGFLSSLLGAGCECEGYKIRIVGHSLGGAVSAMLGLKLYGRFPNVHVYAYGPLPCVDPVIADACSNFITSIVYDNEFSSRLSVASLMRLRAAALSAVSERTTDSTIISKLARRFFFLTTMEISDFQEKAVPVSETSTLTARDIKRVEHDNNNNMRQTTEELNNPLFAPPDISTMYGDPATEFLETVLRPERGSVGDVPETFLPGFIIHIVPEGNQFEMFGWRNWILENTHKFKAYVATREDFMEIIVSRRMFLDHLPWRCQYALTKVIQTRNNQAVDDDGLQMA from the exons ATGGCACCGTTGGTCGCCAAACTAGAAAACGTGCGTTTTTGCACCATCATAACTGGTGTTTCCAATCTATTGGTGATATTTCTCGGCTCTATTACAATGGCTATTGTTTATCCAGCATGCGGTCTTCGAGACCTTGCTTTATTTATGGTGATTATGTTCGTTTCTGCTGTTAGAATTATCGTTTTGATCCGTACTGGAATTGCTCAGAAAGCTACCGCCACAATGATGGCTGGCTTGTCAATGGAGAACGTTTCCCTTGATGCCGCCATGCGCCAAGAGAGACGG GCCAGGTACAAGAGATGGATTTTCTGGGTGCGGTTCTTACTTTTAACAACCATAGTGCAATTTTCTGTAGCAGCTGGCCTCGTGCTCATTCTAATTAAACATTCGGCCAAAGGTGGAACTTCAACTAACTGTGTCATAG GGTATATTTCACATGGCAACGATTGGCAAAAACTAGTAATGGTCCCTTTCTTATTCATTGTTTTTTCTCTGGCCTTGATACAATGCTTTACTGGATCGGAAGTGCTAAGATGGAGGTCCTTTTATGCATCTGAGAACAAAATATGGAAGGCTCATTACAGGGAGGTATTTGATAATGGCATTCGCGAGGCTTTGTGCTGTCTGGGGCGTTTCAAATACTT GAGCATATTGGAGGAGGATGAAGTTTATTCTGTTGCACAGTTACTAGGTGATCTTGTTGCTTACCGTGCTTCAGGAACAGGACATTTGGAGTTTATTGCAG GACTTGCTTTACTACAGAGAAACAATGCGGGTCTTAAACCTTATGAAGGGTCATTAGAAGCCCCTGATGAACTGATTGAAGATGCAACTATCTTTCATCCATTTGCTGAAGCTGCCTATACG GGACTGTTACTTGATGTGGGAAGAAATCCAATATCGTTTCCATGCGCATGGCTGTATAGACAAGGGATATTCACCCCATGGAGCCGCAACAG GCGTCCCGAACTTAGAGGTGACAACTGGTGGCGCGGTCATGCAGCAGCATATTTGAAATATGTTAATGTACCACCAGAAGCACTACGACAAGGGCGAGTTAATCAG TCAAAGTGTGAAGCTGCATACTTCATTGTGGTTCTACATCATTTAAAATCTCTGGTAATAGCTGTAAGAGGCACTGAGACTCCTGAAGACCTTATTACTGATGGTTTAGGCAAAGAATGCATCTTATCTGCTGAAGATTTAGAAGGATTATTAAA TGTTGATCTAATTCCTGAAGATATAAGGCAAAGGGTAATTTCATCAATGCCACACTATGGACATTCTGGCATAGTTGAAGCTGCAAGAGATCTCTTCATGCAGGTTGAAGGAAACCCAATGCCTGCTG ATTATACTATGTCATTGGGATCAAGAGGATTCCTTTCTTCTTTGTTGGGAGCTGGTTGCGAGTGTGAAGGCTATAAAATCCGCATAGTTGGTCATTCTCTTGGAGGAGCTGTCTCTGCAATGCTAGGACTGAAG TTATACGGTCGTTTCCCAAATGTACATGTATATGCTTATGGTCCTCTGCCTTGTGTGGATCCTGTTATAGCGGATGCTTGCTCGAACTTTATTACAAG CATTGTCTATGACAACGAATTTTCGTCACGTCTTTCAGTTGCATCGCTAATGCGTCTCCGTGCTGCTGCACTTTCCGCGGTATCAGAACGCACAACAGATTCAACCATAATTTCGAAACTTGCTCGTAGATTCTTTTTCTTGACCACAATGGAGATAAGTGATTTTCAAGAGAAAGCCGTCCCAGTTTCAGAAACTAGCACTTTAACAGCTCGAGATATAAAACGCGTTGaacatgataataataataatatgaggCAAACAACGGAAGAATTGAACAATCCATTGTTTGCCCCTCCTGATATTAGTACTATGTATGGTGATCCGGCGACTGAGTTCTTGGAAACTGTATTGAGACCTGAAAGGGGATCGGTTGGGGATGTTCCAGAAACATTCTTGCCTGGTTTCATCATTCATATAGTTCCTGAAGGAAATCAATTTGAAATGTTTGGATGGAGAAACTGGATTCTCGAGAATACTCATAAATTCAAGGCTTATGTTGCCACCAGAGAAGATTTTATGGAGATTATTGTTTCGCGTAGGATGTTTCTGGATCATCTTCCTTGGAG ATGCCAGTATGCTTTGACCAAAGTTATTCAAACTCGGAATAATCAAGCTGTTGATGATGATGGGCTGCAAATGGCATGA